The following coding sequences are from one Formosa haliotis window:
- the sprA gene encoding cell surface protein SprA, which yields MNTTHFNAFNLTIKTVVVFLVLFLITVTGVAQTTPTIPQDSIKTGHTLGRINMPNPTSIVSKYTYDAFTNRYIYTESVGEFNINYPIILTPDEFEELVQAENLKSYYKQKIDAFDGKKEGSEDGKKNLLPAFYVNSSFFESIFGGSTVEVIPQGSVEMDLGVLFSKQDNPAFSPRNRSNFSFDFDQRISLSLLGNVGTRLQVTANYDTQSTFDFQNLIKLEYTPTEDDIIQKIEVGNVSMPLNSTLITGAQSLFGVKTQLQFGKTTVTGIFSEQKSETRTVVAQGGGTLEEFELFARDYDENRHFFLAQYFREKYDEALSNYPFINTNVQITRIEAWITNRTNSTDNVRNIVGFQDLGESNSELIGSAVNIFNSPGAFPDNGNNAYDPTLIGKANGQLTSAVRDIATVQSGILVPGTSEGKDYAKLENAKKLVQGTEFILNTQLGYISLNQRLNNDEILAVAFQFTVGGKVYQVGEFANDGVNATDIEGDDDENAQTVITNNSLVLKLLKSPITNVNQPIWKLMMKNIYDTGAYQLTQEDFKLNIFYTEASPLNYISPVGGDFGTTFDGDPIQEVPLLRLFNFDKLNYNGDPQARGDGFFDYVSGMTVIPSNGKIVFTKAEPFGSYLFDVLHIPSSSEDYNDPNTYNPNQQKYVFNELYEVTKTKAQDYAEKNKFQIKGRYKSTGGEGIPIGAFNVPRGSVTVTAGGRVLVEGIDYTVNYQLGQVQILDEALKASNTPIQVSTENNAVFGQQTKRFMGVNVEHQFSDKFVLGATMLNLHERPITQKANYSTEPINNTIFGFNGNYSTEVPFLTRLVNKLPNIDTDVPSNLSVRGEFAYLKPGAPKGTDFNGEATAYVDDFEGSQNAISLKAQQSWFLSSRPVGLNVPSNPNEDQNGIQNGYQRAMLNWYMIDPIFYSSQRPSGMTDNDISGLYTSRVFIQELFPEQGIAQGQSTVLNTLDLAYYPDERGPYNFDPNTKSGTIPNPEDSWAGITRALTSTDFEQANVEYIEFWLQDPFQENESNPGGKLVFNLGNISEDIIKDGRKQYENGLPKDGNSSLLPTTEWGTVVPQNQSLVYAFDSQGNERTNQDVGYDGYSDEEEGIAFGIDFGPDPSNDNYTYFLNTSGDIFQRYKGYNGVDGNSPEVFSDTNRGSTTQPDVEDINRDNTMNTIDSYYEYELDLNPTNLPKSPSDVGNIPPTNPLSEYIKDIKVEPRLLANGQTTNVRWYQFRIPVEGSNVKSVGGITDLRSIRFARMYVKGFIEPTVFRFGTLDLVRSDWRRYTLALDKDDVTPDDPETEFSVGVISTLENDGIYQSPPGVDPEELYNNNTVIQQNEQSLVLNVCGLEEADSRAVYKNISIDMRQYKRLRMFVHAEDDGTMGLDDYPVAFIRMGNDLTQNYYQIEIPLKKSEGTSREALWPEENEVNLAIELLQQIKSKGLADGSLANEDPTFYDVEGSDLTLVTDPYSGYVLGQQRIGIKGNPNFGDIRTLMLGVKNGANSPQCGVFWFNELRLSDMDNDGGWAAILSVDSNLADFANVSATGRQSTAGFGSIEQGPSERSLEDVVQYDVVTNVNIGQLLPKKWGVQIPFNFGQSEETITPKYDAYYRDLELDTQLDNTNNVDSVLKVNENYTKRKSINFIGVRKIRTTEDKPHFYDVENFTLNYSFNKTEHRDFEIENSVDKAVRLGANYAYNFTPKTIEPFKKNDSLFTGKYWQILKDFNFNYLPTTFTVSSNILRNYNKQRFREVELGEGNIGLEELYRRNYTFDFQYTFSYNLTRALQINFTTSKNNIVRNYFKDNIINGEQDPTLDVWDGFLDIGAPNRQYQQLGINYELPLYKIPFLSFLQATYAYTGDFQWQKGSDLYGDLEIDGATYDLGNTIQNANVHNLNTSMDMNKLYKYLGLVKKPAARAAPRRPQPQGAAEANPEQASNKSNAWVNAGIDILTMVKRIQLNYQENNGTYLPGYLQTPGFLGTVQPTFGYTIGSQSDIRDYVAKKGWLTVYPDFNEQYTETHNRQLDISANLEPAKDLKIDLIFNRLYSESFTENYVIDQLNGEYEYNALTPNTYGNFNISTLLIKTAFGTSDENGSKAFTDFRSNRLIVSRRLAQQAGVDMSNPDNFENGDVNGYALGFGKSSQAVLLPSFLAAYQGQDADGVSLSAFRNMPLPNWDLKYTGFMKMAWFKKHFKRFSVGHGYRSTYTINQFTTNLDYNSINYDLDYTQQPDDVLNQSGDYKNENLYSNINLTEMFSPLIRLDFEMQNSIKILTEIRKDRLLSLSFDNNLMTEIIGNEYIIGLGYRIKDVRMRSKLAGPNRTIVSDINMKADVSLRENKTIIRYLDLNNNQVTSGQTIWGLKYTADYAFSKNLSAIFYFDYSFSEYAISTAFPQTTLRSGLTVRYNFGN from the coding sequence TTGAATACAACTCATTTTAACGCTTTTAATCTTACCATAAAAACAGTTGTTGTTTTCTTAGTACTGTTTTTAATTACAGTTACAGGGGTTGCGCAAACAACACCAACTATACCTCAAGATAGTATTAAAACGGGTCATACTTTAGGGCGTATAAATATGCCAAACCCTACAAGTATTGTTTCAAAATATACTTATGATGCGTTTACAAATCGTTATATCTACACCGAGTCTGTAGGCGAGTTCAATATCAATTATCCTATAATTTTAACCCCAGACGAGTTTGAAGAATTGGTGCAAGCCGAAAATTTAAAATCGTATTACAAGCAAAAAATTGATGCTTTCGATGGTAAAAAAGAGGGTTCCGAAGACGGAAAGAAAAACCTATTGCCTGCTTTTTATGTGAATTCTAGCTTTTTCGAATCTATTTTTGGAGGGAGTACCGTAGAGGTTATTCCACAAGGTTCGGTAGAGATGGATTTGGGAGTTTTGTTTTCAAAGCAAGACAATCCGGCGTTTTCTCCTAGAAATAGAAGTAATTTTAGTTTCGATTTCGACCAACGTATTAGTTTAAGTTTACTAGGAAATGTTGGGACACGTTTGCAGGTTACAGCAAATTACGATACACAATCTACATTCGACTTTCAGAATTTAATAAAATTAGAATACACCCCAACCGAAGACGATATCATTCAAAAAATTGAAGTCGGTAATGTGAGTATGCCTTTAAATAGTACTTTAATTACAGGTGCACAAAGTTTATTTGGTGTAAAAACGCAATTACAATTTGGTAAAACTACGGTAACCGGTATTTTTTCTGAACAAAAATCGGAAACGCGTACTGTGGTAGCTCAAGGTGGTGGAACACTAGAAGAATTTGAATTATTTGCGAGAGACTACGACGAAAACCGTCACTTTTTCTTAGCACAATACTTTAGAGAAAAATACGATGAGGCTTTATCAAATTATCCGTTTATAAATACAAACGTTCAAATTACCCGTATTGAAGCCTGGATTACCAACCGTACCAATAGTACAGATAATGTTAGAAATATAGTAGGTTTTCAAGATTTAGGAGAGTCGAATTCTGAATTAATTGGTTCTGCAGTAAATATTTTTAACAGTCCGGGTGCCTTTCCAGATAACGGAAACAATGCTTACGACCCTACTTTAATAGGTAAGGCTAATGGGCAATTAACATCGGCGGTAAGAGATATTGCCACCGTACAATCCGGAATTTTAGTTCCAGGAACTAGCGAAGGAAAAGATTATGCAAAACTAGAAAATGCTAAAAAATTAGTTCAGGGTACAGAATTTATTTTAAATACGCAATTGGGGTATATTTCCTTAAATCAGCGATTAAATAATGATGAAATTTTAGCTGTTGCCTTTCAGTTTACGGTAGGAGGTAAAGTGTATCAGGTTGGGGAATTTGCCAACGACGGTGTAAATGCTACAGATATTGAAGGCGACGACGATGAGAATGCGCAAACGGTAATTACAAATAATAGTTTAGTATTAAAATTACTTAAGAGTCCGATTACAAATGTAAATCAGCCAATTTGGAAGCTGATGATGAAAAACATCTACGATACGGGGGCTTACCAATTAACCCAAGAAGATTTTAAATTAAATATATTTTATACAGAAGCATCACCGTTAAACTATATTTCCCCAGTTGGTGGAGATTTTGGAACAACCTTCGATGGCGACCCTATTCAAGAAGTACCATTACTGCGTTTATTCAATTTTGATAAATTAAATTATAACGGAGACCCGCAAGCGCGAGGAGATGGATTCTTCGATTATGTAAGTGGCATGACTGTTATTCCGTCTAACGGAAAAATTGTGTTTACCAAAGCTGAACCTTTTGGATCGTACCTATTCGATGTGTTACACATCCCTTCAAGTTCCGAAGATTATAACGATCCTAACACTTACAACCCTAACCAGCAGAAGTATGTATTTAACGAGTTATATGAAGTTACGAAAACGAAGGCTCAAGATTATGCCGAGAAAAATAAGTTTCAAATAAAGGGACGTTATAAATCTACCGGAGGCGAAGGTATTCCTATTGGCGCGTTTAATGTACCACGTGGTTCGGTTACTGTAACCGCTGGTGGACGTGTGCTAGTAGAAGGTATAGATTATACGGTTAATTACCAGTTGGGACAAGTTCAAATTTTAGATGAAGCTTTAAAAGCATCAAATACACCAATCCAAGTATCTACAGAAAACAACGCTGTGTTCGGGCAGCAAACAAAACGTTTTATGGGGGTTAATGTAGAGCATCAATTTAGCGATAAATTTGTGTTAGGGGCTACCATGTTAAACCTTCACGAACGGCCAATAACGCAAAAAGCAAATTATAGCACAGAACCTATAAATAATACCATTTTTGGGTTTAACGGAAATTACTCTACCGAAGTACCTTTTTTAACCCGCTTGGTTAATAAATTACCAAACATAGATACCGATGTGCCCTCAAATTTATCGGTTCGTGGGGAATTTGCTTATTTAAAACCTGGAGCCCCAAAAGGAACAGATTTTAATGGAGAAGCTACGGCCTATGTCGATGATTTTGAAGGCTCGCAAAATGCCATTTCTTTAAAGGCACAACAGTCTTGGTTTTTATCAAGCAGACCTGTAGGTTTAAATGTGCCTAGCAATCCTAACGAAGACCAAAACGGGATTCAAAACGGGTACCAGCGTGCTATGTTAAACTGGTATATGATCGATCCTATTTTTTATTCGAGTCAACGGCCTTCGGGAATGACAGATAATGATATTTCGGGTTTATACACCAGTCGTGTGTTTATTCAAGAATTATTTCCAGAACAGGGAATTGCACAAGGGCAATCTACTGTTTTAAACACCCTAGATTTGGCGTATTATCCAGACGAACGTGGGCCTTATAATTTCGATCCGAATACAAAAAGTGGAACCATTCCAAATCCAGAAGATAGTTGGGCCGGAATTACTAGAGCTTTAACTTCTACAGATTTTGAGCAAGCCAATGTTGAATATATCGAATTCTGGTTACAAGATCCGTTTCAAGAAAATGAATCGAATCCTGGAGGAAAACTGGTTTTTAATCTAGGAAATATTTCGGAAGACATTATTAAAGACGGAAGAAAACAATACGAAAACGGATTGCCTAAAGACGGAAATTCTTCTTTATTACCAACCACCGAGTGGGGAACAGTTGTACCACAAAACCAATCGTTAGTTTATGCTTTCGACAGTCAAGGAAACGAACGTACCAATCAAGATGTTGGTTACGATGGGTATAGTGATGAAGAAGAAGGAATTGCTTTTGGAATTGATTTTGGACCCGACCCGTCGAACGATAATTACACATATTTCCTAAACACAAGTGGAGATATTTTTCAGCGTTATAAAGGTTATAATGGAGTGGATGGAAACTCGCCAGAAGTTTTTTCTGATACAAATAGAGGATCGACTACCCAACCCGATGTAGAAGATATTAACCGTGATAACACTATGAATACCATAGATAGTTATTACGAATACGAGTTAGATTTAAACCCGACGAATTTACCGAAAAGTCCGAGTGATGTTGGAAATATACCACCAACTAACCCATTAAGTGAATACATAAAAGATATTAAAGTTGAGCCGAGATTATTGGCCAATGGGCAAACAACAAATGTAAGATGGTATCAATTTAGAATTCCTGTTGAAGGTTCGAATGTGAAATCGGTAGGGGGTATCACCGATTTAAGATCGATACGATTTGCACGTATGTATGTAAAAGGTTTTATAGAGCCAACCGTATTTCGTTTTGGAACTTTAGATTTAGTACGAAGCGATTGGAGGCGTTATACTTTAGCGTTAGACAAGGATGACGTTACACCAGACGATCCAGAAACAGAATTTTCTGTAGGTGTGATTAGCACCTTAGAAAATGATGGTATTTACCAATCTCCTCCAGGTGTAGATCCAGAAGAATTATATAATAACAATACCGTAATTCAGCAAAACGAGCAATCTTTAGTTCTAAATGTTTGTGGTTTAGAAGAAGCGGATTCTAGAGCTGTTTATAAAAATATTAGCATAGACATGCGTCAATATAAACGTCTGCGTATGTTTGTGCATGCCGAAGACGATGGTACGATGGGCTTAGACGATTATCCGGTGGCGTTTATTAGAATGGGTAACGATTTAACTCAGAACTATTATCAGATTGAAATTCCGTTAAAAAAGAGCGAAGGCACCTCTAGGGAAGCGCTTTGGCCAGAAGAAAACGAAGTCAATTTAGCCATAGAATTACTTCAGCAAATAAAATCGAAAGGTTTAGCCGACGGAAGTTTGGCCAACGAAGATCCCACATTTTACGATGTAGAAGGTAGCGATTTAACTTTGGTTACCGATCCGTATAGTGGTTATGTGCTAGGGCAGCAACGTATAGGGATAAAAGGAAATCCGAATTTTGGAGATATTAGAACCTTAATGTTAGGAGTTAAAAACGGCGCTAATAGCCCGCAATGTGGTGTGTTCTGGTTTAACGAATTACGTTTGTCTGATATGGATAACGATGGGGGTTGGGCAGCGATTTTAAGTGTAGATTCTAACTTAGCCGATTTTGCCAATGTAAGTGCAACAGGAAGACAAAGTACGGCTGGTTTTGGTAGTATAGAACAAGGGCCAAGCGAACGTAGTTTAGAAGATGTGGTGCAATACGATGTGGTAACCAATGTAAATATTGGGCAACTACTTCCAAAAAAATGGGGTGTTCAAATTCCATTTAATTTCGGGCAAAGTGAAGAAACCATCACCCCAAAGTACGATGCATATTACCGCGATTTAGAATTAGATACACAGTTAGATAATACTAACAATGTGGATTCGGTTTTAAAAGTGAACGAGAATTATACCAAGCGAAAGAGTATCAACTTTATTGGTGTTAGAAAAATAAGAACCACAGAGGATAAGCCACATTTTTACGATGTAGAGAATTTTACTTTAAACTACTCGTTTAACAAAACCGAGCATCGCGATTTCGAAATAGAAAATTCTGTTGATAAGGCGGTACGATTAGGAGCAAATTACGCGTATAATTTCACTCCAAAAACCATAGAGCCTTTCAAGAAAAACGATTCTTTATTTACAGGTAAATATTGGCAGATTTTAAAAGATTTCAACTTTAATTATTTGCCTACAACTTTTACGGTGAGTTCTAATATTTTAAGAAATTACAATAAACAACGATTTAGAGAAGTCGAACTTGGAGAAGGAAATATCGGGTTAGAGGAGCTATACAGACGTAATTATACTTTCGATTTTCAATATACCTTTAGTTATAATTTAACTCGGGCCTTACAAATTAACTTTACTACCTCGAAGAATAATATTGTAAGGAATTATTTTAAAGACAATATTATTAATGGCGAACAAGACCCCACCTTAGATGTTTGGGATGGATTCTTAGATATAGGTGCGCCGAATAGGCAGTATCAGCAATTAGGAATTAATTACGAGTTACCATTGTATAAAATCCCATTTTTAAGCTTTTTACAAGCGACGTATGCGTATACCGGAGATTTTCAATGGCAAAAAGGTTCAGATTTATATGGCGATTTAGAAATAGATGGCGCTACTTACGACTTAGGGAACACTATTCAGAATGCGAATGTGCATAACCTAAACACGTCTATGGATATGAACAAACTCTATAAATATCTGGGCTTGGTGAAAAAACCTGCGGCGAGAGCAGCACCAAGACGCCCACAACCGCAAGGCGCAGCAGAAGCTAATCCAGAACAAGCGAGTAATAAAAGTAACGCTTGGGTAAATGCAGGTATAGATATTTTAACGATGGTTAAACGTATCCAATTAAATTATCAGGAAAATAATGGAACCTATTTACCAGGATATTTACAAACTCCAGGATTTTTAGGAACCGTACAACCAACATTTGGATATACGATAGGAAGCCAAAGCGATATTAGAGATTATGTTGCCAAAAAAGGTTGGTTAACTGTGTATCCAGATTTTAACGAACAATATACAGAAACACATAATAGACAATTAGATATTTCGGCAAACTTAGAACCTGCCAAAGATTTAAAAATAGATTTAATTTTTAATCGTTTGTATTCCGAGAGTTTTACAGAAAATTATGTTATCGATCAATTAAATGGTGAATACGAGTATAATGCACTAACGCCAAATACTTATGGTAATTTTAATATTTCTACGTTATTGATTAAAACGGCATTTGGAACAAGCGATGAAAACGGTTCGAAAGCGTTTACCGATTTTAGATCGAATCGATTAATTGTATCGAGACGTCTAGCTCAACAAGCAGGTGTAGATATGAGTAATCCAGATAACTTTGAAAACGGAGATGTTAATGGATATGCCTTAGGATTTGGTAAAAGTAGTCAGGCTGTCCTGCTACCATCTTTTTTAGCGGCGTACCAAGGGCAAGATGCCGATGGTGTAAGTTTAAGTGCTTTTAGGAATATGCCTTTACCTAACTGGGATTTAAAATACACTGGGTTTATGAAAATGGCTTGGTTTAAAAAACACTTTAAACGTTTTTCTGTTGGCCATGGTTACCGTTCTACGTATACCATAAACCAATTTACTACCAATTTAGATTACAACTCTATTAATTACGATTTAGATTATACGCAACAACCCGACGACGTGTTAAACCAGTCAGGCGATTATAAAAATGAAAACTTATACAGTAACATCAATTTAACCGAGATGTTTAGTCCGTTAATTCGTTTAGATTTCGAAATGCAGAATTCTATTAAAATTCTTACCGAGATTAGAAAAGATAGGTTACTGTCTTTAAGTTTCGATAATAATTTAATGACCGAAATTATAGGAAACGAATATATAATAGGTTTAGGGTATCGTATAAAAGATGTAAGAATGCGTTCTAAATTGGCTGGCCCAAATAGAACGATAGTAAGCGACATTAATATGAAAGCCGATGTGTCTTTAAGAGAAAATAAAACGATTATTAGATATTTAGACCTAAATAATAATCAAGTTACTTCCGGACAAACAATATGGGGATTAAAATACACGGCAGATTATGCCTTTAGTAAAAACCTATCGGCGATCTTTTATTTCGATTATAGTTTTTCAGAATACGCCATTTCTACAGCATTTCCACAAACCACATTGCGCTCTGGTTTAACCGTGCGATATAATTTTGGGAATTAG
- the gcvH gene encoding glycine cleavage system protein GcvH — translation MNIPSELKYTKDHEWVKIEDDIATVGITDFAQSELGDIVYVEVETVDETLNIEEVFGTVEAVKTVSDLFLPLSGEIIEFNERLEDEPEIVNSDPYRDGWMIKIKFNNPSELETLLSDEDYKALVGA, via the coding sequence ATGAATATTCCATCAGAATTAAAGTACACTAAAGACCACGAGTGGGTAAAAATTGAAGACGACATCGCAACTGTAGGTATCACCGATTTTGCACAAAGCGAATTAGGAGACATCGTTTATGTTGAGGTTGAAACCGTAGACGAAACTTTAAATATAGAAGAAGTTTTTGGAACTGTTGAAGCTGTAAAAACAGTTTCAGATTTATTTTTACCATTATCTGGGGAAATTATTGAATTTAACGAAAGATTGGAAGACGAGCCTGAAATCGTAAATTCAGATCCTTATAGAGACGGATGGATGATTAAAATTAAATTTAACAACCCATCAGAGTTAGAAACATTGCTTTCAGATGAAGATTATAAGGCTTTAGTTGGTGCTTAA
- a CDS encoding VanZ family protein yields the protein MLNKRLLIPAAIFYTLVLSTVSLINLGNLTAGTPKNSDKAFHFLAYCLLALVWYVVFKIGFKWPKTKSLVTSGIVSICFGILIECLQGGFTQSRQFDVLDIVANSTGVFLMLIILAFIKKTNYKKI from the coding sequence GTGCTTAATAAACGCCTACTAATACCAGCTGCAATTTTTTATACCCTTGTTTTATCAACGGTAAGCCTAATTAATTTAGGCAATTTAACAGCAGGAACTCCAAAAAACAGCGATAAAGCGTTTCATTTTTTGGCATATTGTTTGTTAGCATTAGTATGGTATGTAGTGTTTAAAATAGGTTTTAAATGGCCGAAAACCAAATCATTAGTTACATCTGGTATTGTTTCTATATGTTTTGGAATCTTAATTGAATGCCTTCAAGGTGGGTTTACCCAAAGCAGACAATTTGATGTTTTAGACATAGTAGCGAATAGCACTGGTGTTTTTTTAATGCTCATTATTTTGGCATTTATTAAAAAAACTAATTATAAAAAAATATAA
- a CDS encoding energy transducer TonB yields MELKKNPKANVSRNSALYFAIGLALMLALTNFAINYKSYDKEAIDIGMINMDQELEEEIPITEQIKTPPPPPPPPAAPEVIEVVKDEVEVEETVIESTETSQEEEIAEVEEVVVEEVEEDVEVPFSIIENVPVFPGCEKGDNNAKKACMSEKISKFVGKNFNTDLAGELGLSGRQRINVIFKIDKKGNITGVRARAPHPKLEQEAARVINKLPQMKPGMQRGKAVIVPYSLPIVFQVQD; encoded by the coding sequence ATGGAACTTAAGAAAAACCCTAAAGCAAATGTTTCCCGTAACAGCGCTTTATACTTTGCAATTGGTTTAGCTTTAATGTTAGCCTTAACTAATTTTGCAATTAATTACAAAAGCTACGATAAAGAGGCTATCGATATTGGTATGATTAATATGGATCAAGAATTGGAAGAAGAAATTCCAATTACTGAACAAATAAAAACGCCACCACCTCCACCACCGCCACCAGCAGCACCTGAAGTTATTGAGGTTGTAAAAGATGAGGTAGAAGTTGAGGAAACTGTAATTGAGTCTACAGAAACAAGTCAAGAAGAAGAAATTGCTGAGGTAGAAGAAGTTGTTGTAGAAGAGGTGGAAGAAGATGTTGAGGTACCATTCTCTATTATTGAAAACGTTCCTGTATTCCCAGGATGTGAAAAAGGAGATAACAATGCTAAAAAAGCTTGTATGTCTGAGAAAATTTCAAAATTCGTAGGGAAAAACTTTAATACAGATTTAGCGGGTGAATTAGGTTTATCAGGAAGACAACGTATTAATGTGATCTTTAAAATCGACAAAAAAGGAAATATTACAGGGGTACGTGCTAGAGCACCACATCCTAAATTAGAGCAAGAGGCTGCACGTGTAATTAATAAATTACCACAAATGAAGCCAGGTATGCAACGTGGTAAGGCGGTAATTGTACCTTACTCACTTCCAATCGTATTCCAAGTACAAGATTAA
- a CDS encoding gliding motility protein RemB, giving the protein MRLLIVMLLLVLPIRQYAQQPQLEQPFLEKPPVFNQCENSNFDELQACFDKTVFHTIYDNFQVPEEVVNNQYKGEIVVLFEVDKEGVFKAFYTDAVYNSLQEEAKRVFTLLPKIQPATFNGKPIAKQYSLTIKIPLVAYLDQTETASPVKTVNPIEERVKNELDSINKSVKFNTKKQFSSTLNIPFNHSYYAKFDRQINLVGTNSHTASKPLMYSDVNTYYDFEAEQNKTKKDVSTWLGRKFWNDHLVELEGKNYWFLLDPVFDLQIGKDTEADFSSTFMNTRGIVFQGGLGKHFSFYTSFYESQGRFAQYFNTYAESIKAWGPDPALIPGRGIAKGYKDNAYDFPVAEAYMSYTPAKFLNLQFGSGKNFIGDGYRSLLLSDVATPTPFLKLNVSFWKLKYTSTWIWGKDVRPEVTVDKTYLTKYMSNHYLSLNITKRLNIGLFESVVWSNTNDRGFDVNYLNPIIFLRAVEFETGQGAGNAILGFTSKYKLNDDMNLYGQFILDEFSLSDVTAGEKSWKNKFGFQLGYKYFNAFKVDNLLLQAEYNQVRPYTYSHNTIVLNYGNYNQSMAHLWGANFREFILIGRYNYKRWSADAKLIFGVRGLDFDKAEDDYSYGGDIYRDYNDRPYDTNVKIGQGIKTKTINAELQAGYLINPATNLKVFTNISYRNFNPDATTATTFKSNTVWFNVGLRSDLFNWYFDL; this is encoded by the coding sequence ATGAGACTATTAATTGTAATGTTACTACTCGTTCTACCAATACGACAGTATGCACAACAACCACAATTAGAACAACCTTTTTTAGAAAAACCTCCCGTATTTAATCAGTGCGAAAACTCGAATTTCGATGAGCTTCAAGCGTGTTTCGATAAAACGGTTTTCCATACCATTTACGATAACTTTCAAGTGCCAGAAGAGGTGGTTAACAACCAGTATAAGGGTGAGATTGTCGTGCTTTTCGAGGTCGATAAAGAAGGGGTTTTTAAAGCGTTTTACACCGATGCTGTGTACAATTCTCTTCAAGAAGAGGCTAAGCGTGTGTTTACATTACTTCCAAAAATTCAACCGGCTACATTTAACGGGAAACCTATAGCTAAACAGTATTCTTTAACTATTAAAATTCCGTTAGTAGCCTATCTGGACCAAACGGAAACGGCAAGCCCTGTTAAAACTGTAAACCCCATAGAGGAACGTGTAAAAAATGAATTAGACAGTATCAATAAGTCGGTTAAATTCAATACAAAAAAACAGTTTAGTAGTACCTTGAATATTCCGTTTAATCATAGTTATTATGCGAAATTCGATAGACAAATAAATCTTGTTGGTACAAATAGTCACACGGCCTCGAAACCTTTAATGTATAGCGATGTCAATACCTACTACGATTTTGAAGCTGAACAAAATAAAACTAAAAAGGATGTATCAACCTGGTTAGGGCGAAAATTTTGGAACGATCATTTGGTAGAGCTTGAAGGTAAAAACTATTGGTTTTTATTAGATCCTGTATTCGACCTTCAAATTGGAAAAGATACCGAAGCCGATTTTTCTTCTACATTTATGAATACTAGAGGGATTGTGTTTCAAGGAGGATTAGGAAAACATTTTAGTTTTTATACCTCATTCTATGAAAGTCAGGGGCGTTTTGCACAGTATTTTAACACCTATGCCGAAAGCATTAAAGCTTGGGGGCCAGATCCTGCTTTAATTCCAGGTAGAGGTATTGCCAAAGGTTACAAGGACAATGCATACGATTTTCCGGTGGCGGAAGCATACATGTCTTACACGCCAGCCAAGTTTCTAAACTTGCAGTTTGGTAGTGGTAAAAATTTTATTGGAGACGGTTACCGATCGCTATTACTTAGCGATGTGGCTACGCCAACACCCTTTTTAAAACTTAATGTTTCTTTCTGGAAATTAAAATATACAAGTACCTGGATTTGGGGAAAAGATGTTAGGCCAGAAGTTACTGTAGATAAAACCTATTTAACTAAGTATATGTCGAATCATTATTTGAGTTTAAACATTACCAAACGCTTAAATATTGGGTTGTTTGAATCTGTGGTGTGGAGCAATACTAACGATAGGGGGTTTGATGTGAATTATTTAAACCCGATAATTTTTTTAAGAGCTGTAGAATTTGAAACTGGACAAGGAGCCGGAAATGCCATACTTGGATTTACCTCTAAATATAAGCTGAACGATGACATGAATTTATACGGACAATTTATTTTAGATGAGTTTTCGTTAAGCGATGTTACAGCAGGGGAAAAAAGCTGGAAGAATAAATTTGGATTTCAATTAGGATATAAGTATTTCAATGCCTTTAAGGTTGATAATTTATTGCTTCAAGCAGAGTATAATCAAGTAAGACCTTATACATATTCTCATAATACCATAGTTTTAAACTACGGTAATTATAATCAGTCTATGGCACATTTATGGGGGGCTAATTTTAGAGAGTTTATTTTAATAGGACGATATAATTATAAACGCTGGTCGGCAGATGCCAAGTTAATTTTTGGAGTAAGAGGATTAGATTTTGATAAGGCAGAAGACGATTATAGTTATGGAGGCGACATTTATCGCGATTATAACGATAGACCTTACGATACCAATGTTAAAATTGGACAAGGAATTAAAACAAAAACTATAAATGCCGAATTGCAAGCTGGCTATTTAATTAACCCTGCAACAAATTTAAAAGTATTTACAAATATAAGTTACCGAAATTTCAATCCAGACGCTACTACAGCCACCACTTTTAAGAGTAATACCGTGTGGTTTAATGTTGGATTACGCAGCGATCTATTTAATTGGTATTTTGATTTGTAG